A DNA window from Undibacterium sp. YM2 contains the following coding sequences:
- the hisS gene encoding histidine--tRNA ligase — MSEIKKAEKIAGVKGMNDLLPDDAPLWELFENTVQSVLKSYGFQQVRTPIVEPTNLFARGLGEVTDVVEKEMYSFEDSMNGDKLTLRPEGTAGVVRSAIEHNLIYDGPRRLWYTGPMFRHEKPQRGRYRQFHQVGAEALGFTGPDIDAELIMMCQRFWDDLGLQNVRLELNSIGDAEERNQHKAALIAYFEQHQDILDAEAKRRLLTNPLRILDTKNPAMQEMVNAAPKLLDYLGAESLAHFEGVQKILRHNSIPFTINPRLVRGLDYYNRTVFEWVTDDLGSQGTVCAGGRYDALFGIFGGKPTPACGFAMGIERLLELMKANGDVHQPAMCDAYLVHQGAEAQMQAMVLSERLRDAGLDVVLHCATANGVGSFKSQMKKADGSGAAYAVIIGEDEANNNTVSIKELRAADAENNQVNVPFDTAVDYLVDQIAGSADADCCDDPHHHHVHH; from the coding sequence ATGTCGGAAATAAAAAAAGCAGAAAAAATCGCTGGTGTGAAAGGGATGAACGACCTTTTGCCGGATGACGCCCCGTTGTGGGAGTTGTTTGAAAATACTGTGCAATCTGTATTGAAGAGTTATGGCTTCCAGCAAGTCCGTACACCTATCGTTGAGCCTACTAATTTGTTCGCACGTGGTCTGGGTGAAGTAACGGATGTCGTCGAAAAGGAAATGTATTCCTTTGAAGACTCCATGAATGGCGACAAGCTGACTTTGCGCCCGGAAGGTACCGCCGGTGTCGTACGTTCTGCGATTGAGCATAATCTTATTTACGATGGTCCAAGGCGCTTGTGGTATACCGGCCCGATGTTCCGTCATGAAAAACCGCAGCGTGGTCGTTATCGTCAATTTCATCAGGTGGGTGCTGAGGCGCTGGGCTTCACCGGCCCGGACATTGATGCCGAACTGATCATGATGTGTCAGCGTTTCTGGGATGACCTGGGGCTGCAAAATGTGCGTCTGGAATTGAATTCCATTGGCGATGCAGAAGAACGCAATCAGCACAAGGCCGCGTTGATCGCTTATTTTGAACAACATCAGGACATTCTGGATGCCGAAGCAAAAAGGCGTTTGCTGACGAATCCCTTGCGTATTCTGGATACCAAAAATCCTGCCATGCAAGAGATGGTCAATGCTGCCCCCAAGTTGCTGGATTATCTGGGTGCAGAATCGCTGGCTCATTTTGAAGGTGTGCAAAAGATTTTGCGTCATAACAGCATTCCATTTACCATCAATCCGCGTCTGGTGCGTGGGCTTGATTACTATAACCGCACTGTCTTTGAATGGGTCACTGACGACCTGGGTTCCCAGGGCACAGTTTGTGCTGGCGGTCGTTATGATGCCTTGTTTGGTATTTTTGGCGGCAAGCCAACACCAGCCTGTGGTTTTGCCATGGGTATAGAACGCTTGCTGGAATTGATGAAAGCCAATGGCGACGTACATCAGCCTGCAATGTGCGATGCTTATCTGGTGCATCAGGGAGCAGAAGCACAAATGCAGGCGATGGTATTAAGTGAGCGTTTGCGTGATGCAGGTCTGGATGTTGTGTTACATTGCGCAACTGCCAATGGTGTAGGCAGTTTCAAGTCACAGATGAAAAAGGCTGACGGCAGCGGTGCGGCTTATGCTGTCATCATCGGTGAAGATGAGGCAAATAATAATACAGTGAGTATCAAGGAGTTGCGCGCGGCTGACGCTGAAAATAATCAGGTTAACGTCCCGTTCGATACTGCGGTGGATTACCTGGTTGATCAAATTGCCGGTAGCGCTGATGCAGATTGCTGTGATGATCCTCATCATCACCATGTACACCATTAA
- the hflK gene encoding FtsH protease activity modulator HflK, producing the protein MLVSFLKRIGLTMSINDPQWGRGSQNNNQNNNKPDGKKPPEGPPDLDQLWKDFTQKLGRLFGQNGAGDNGGNFSPDSSGAKVGASLIVAVIALVWLSSGFFIVQEGQTAVITTFGKFSHQTSAGFNWRWPYPVQGHEIVNLSQVRTVEIGYKKGSKERESLMLTDDENIVDIQFAVQYTLNNAADWLYNNRDQEEMILQVAETVVREVVGKSSMDFVLYEGREKIALDVSAGMQKILNAYGSGVLVAQVTMQNVQAPEQVQAVFEDAQKAKQDKERLKNEGIAYANDVIPKARGEASRMIQEAEAYKGSIVANAQGNASRFQQVLVEYQKAPAITRDRMYLETMQQIFANTSKVMMDTKTGNNMIYLPLDKIQGDQAAKVAPAAPAQVTIPAAEQIPTVEMRYGKDGRSKDNRDTREREGR; encoded by the coding sequence ATGCTTGTTTCATTTCTCAAAAGAATTGGTTTGACCATGTCCATAAATGATCCGCAATGGGGGCGTGGTTCACAAAACAATAATCAAAATAATAATAAGCCCGATGGCAAAAAACCACCGGAAGGCCCACCTGATCTTGATCAGTTATGGAAAGACTTTACCCAGAAATTGGGGCGTCTGTTCGGGCAAAATGGTGCTGGCGATAATGGTGGCAATTTTTCACCAGACTCATCTGGCGCTAAAGTTGGTGCATCCCTGATTGTTGCCGTAATCGCGCTGGTATGGTTGTCCAGTGGTTTTTTCATCGTGCAAGAAGGGCAGACTGCTGTCATCACGACATTTGGTAAATTCAGCCATCAAACTTCTGCCGGCTTTAACTGGCGCTGGCCTTATCCTGTCCAAGGACATGAGATAGTCAATCTGTCGCAAGTCAGAACAGTGGAGATAGGCTACAAAAAAGGCTCAAAAGAGCGCGAATCCCTGATGTTGACTGATGATGAAAACATCGTCGATATTCAGTTTGCTGTCCAGTACACCTTGAACAATGCCGCAGACTGGCTGTATAACAACCGTGATCAGGAAGAGATGATACTTCAGGTCGCAGAAACTGTTGTCCGCGAGGTCGTCGGTAAAAGCTCCATGGATTTTGTCTTGTATGAAGGTCGTGAAAAAATAGCACTTGATGTCAGCGCAGGCATGCAAAAAATCCTGAATGCGTATGGTTCAGGTGTGCTGGTGGCGCAAGTGACTATGCAAAATGTGCAGGCACCTGAGCAGGTCCAGGCTGTTTTTGAAGATGCGCAAAAAGCAAAGCAGGATAAAGAGCGCCTGAAAAATGAAGGCATAGCTTATGCCAATGATGTTATTCCAAAAGCACGTGGTGAGGCGTCCCGGATGATACAAGAGGCAGAAGCATACAAGGGAAGTATCGTTGCCAATGCCCAGGGTAATGCTTCACGCTTCCAACAAGTGCTGGTTGAGTATCAAAAAGCGCCTGCCATTACCAGGGACAGGATGTACCTGGAAACCATGCAGCAAATATTTGCCAATACCAGCAAGGTGATGATGGATACCAAGACTGGTAATAATATGATTTATCTGCCTCTGGATAAAATCCAGGGCGATCAGGCAGCGAAAGTCGCGCCGGCGGCTCCTGCCCAGGTAACTATTCCCGCAGCAGAGCAGATACCTACCGTGGAAATGCGTTATGGCAAGGATGGAAGATCAAAAGATAACCGTGATACACGCGAAAGGGAGGGCAGATAA
- a CDS encoding tetratricopeptide repeat protein, with amino-acid sequence MAYDLEEQEQLDNLKAIWKKYGNMATWGLIVVLAAYAGWTAWTSRQNTQTLQASQLYEEMQKSVVAKDNAKVQAVTEDLKTKFASTSYAPMAALVAAKSAFDANDLKAAKSQLQWVADTSKADEYKAVARIRLAGIALDEKAYDEALQQLSGTFPAQFDADVLDAKGDVYIAQNKIEDARTAYKSALEKMADKSPGRQALQMKLDVIGGVADTKVVSK; translated from the coding sequence ATGGCATACGATTTAGAAGAACAAGAGCAGTTAGATAACCTCAAGGCAATCTGGAAAAAATACGGCAACATGGCTACCTGGGGGCTGATCGTTGTCCTGGCTGCTTATGCTGGCTGGACCGCATGGACATCGCGTCAAAACACCCAGACTTTGCAAGCTTCTCAGTTGTATGAAGAAATGCAGAAGTCGGTTGTTGCCAAAGACAATGCCAAGGTGCAGGCAGTGACAGAGGATTTGAAAACCAAATTTGCTTCTACTTCATATGCACCTATGGCTGCGCTGGTAGCAGCCAAGAGCGCATTTGATGCGAACGATCTGAAGGCTGCCAAGAGCCAGTTGCAATGGGTGGCAGATACTTCCAAGGCTGATGAATACAAGGCCGTGGCAAGAATACGCCTGGCTGGTATAGCGCTGGATGAAAAAGCCTATGACGAGGCCCTGCAGCAATTGTCAGGTACTTTCCCTGCACAATTCGATGCTGATGTGCTGGATGCCAAAGGCGATGTTTATATAGCACAAAACAAGATCGAAGATGCGCGTACGGCGTATAAGTCAGCGCTGGAAAAAATGGCAGATAAAAGTCCAGGTCGTCAGGCTTTGCAAATGAAGCTGGATGTCATCGGTGGTGTGGCAGATACTAAAGTTGTCAGTAAATAA
- the der gene encoding ribosome biogenesis GTPase Der — translation MKPVIALIGRPNVGKSTLFNRLTRSRDALVADLPGLTRDRHYGEGRVGERPFLVIDTGGFEPVAKEGIMHEMAKQTKQAVAEADVVVFIVDGRQGLTPHDKTITDFLRKSGRSVMLVVNKAEGMKYTSVTADFYELGLGDPYVISAAHGDGVADLVEEMVDIAFAQRPEEVEEPESQVRGIKIAIVGRPNVGKSTLVNTLLGEERVIAFDMPGTTRDSIEIPFERDGVHYSLIDTAGIRRRGKVFEAIEKFSVVKTLQSVSEANVVLLLLDAQQDISEQDAHIAGFILESGRALVVGVNKWDGLQSDRRDEIKMDIERKLNFLTFAKFHFISALKSTGIGPLMKSIDAAYAAAMVNLSTPKLTRALIEAVEHQQPKRKGSIRPKLRYAHQGGQNPPIIVIHGNALEAVGDVYKRYLEKHFRETFSLTGTPLRIEMRSGKNPFDKSSK, via the coding sequence ATGAAGCCGGTTATCGCACTTATAGGCCGACCTAACGTCGGCAAATCCACGCTGTTCAATCGGCTCACCCGTTCACGCGACGCCTTGGTCGCAGATTTACCTGGCTTGACCAGGGACAGGCATTACGGCGAAGGCCGTGTTGGTGAACGCCCTTTTCTGGTGATTGACACTGGCGGTTTCGAACCTGTCGCCAAAGAAGGCATCATGCATGAAATGGCCAAGCAGACCAAGCAGGCTGTGGCTGAGGCAGATGTTGTTGTTTTTATCGTCGATGGTCGTCAGGGTCTGACACCGCATGACAAAACCATCACGGATTTTCTGCGCAAATCAGGCCGCTCCGTCATGCTGGTGGTAAATAAGGCTGAGGGCATGAAATATACCTCGGTCACTGCAGATTTTTATGAACTGGGTCTCGGCGATCCTTATGTGATCTCTGCCGCACACGGTGATGGTGTAGCAGATCTGGTCGAAGAAATGGTTGATATCGCCTTTGCCCAGCGCCCTGAGGAAGTTGAAGAGCCTGAATCCCAGGTTCGCGGCATCAAGATTGCCATCGTTGGCCGTCCCAATGTCGGTAAATCGACACTGGTGAATACCCTGCTGGGTGAAGAACGGGTCATCGCTTTCGATATGCCTGGTACCACTCGCGACTCGATAGAAATCCCTTTCGAGCGTGATGGCGTGCATTATTCCCTGATCGATACCGCAGGTATCCGTCGCCGCGGCAAGGTTTTTGAGGCCATAGAGAAATTCTCTGTCGTTAAAACCCTGCAATCGGTGTCAGAAGCCAACGTAGTCTTGTTGTTGCTGGACGCACAGCAGGACATTTCAGAGCAGGATGCCCATATTGCAGGCTTCATCCTGGAATCTGGCCGTGCGCTGGTAGTTGGCGTCAATAAGTGGGATGGTTTGCAAAGTGACAGGCGCGATGAGATCAAGATGGACATAGAGCGCAAACTGAATTTCCTGACATTTGCCAAATTCCACTTCATTTCAGCCTTGAAATCGACCGGTATAGGTCCTTTGATGAAATCCATTGATGCTGCTTATGCCGCTGCGATGGTGAATTTATCTACGCCTAAACTCACACGTGCCCTGATTGAAGCAGTAGAACATCAACAACCCAAGCGCAAGGGCTCTATCCGTCCCAAGTTGCGCTATGCGCATCAGGGCGGGCAAAATCCACCTATTATTGTCATTCACGGCAATGCGCTTGAGGCAGTGGGTGATGTGTATAAGCGTTATCTCGAAAAACACTTCCGCGAAACGTTTTCACTCACTGGTACTCCTTTGCGAATAGAAATGCGTTCTGGCAAGAATCCGTTTGACAAGTCGTCGAAGTAA
- the hfq gene encoding RNA chaperone Hfq, translating to MSNKGQLLQDPFLNALRKEHIPVSIYLVNGIKLQGHIESFDQYVVLLRNTVTQMVYKHAISTVVPARAVSINTEPEAE from the coding sequence ATGAGCAATAAAGGGCAATTATTACAAGACCCATTTCTGAACGCTTTGCGTAAAGAACATATTCCTGTATCAATTTATCTGGTCAATGGCATCAAATTGCAGGGCCATATCGAATCTTTCGACCAGTATGTGGTTTTGCTGCGTAATACTGTGACACAAATGGTTTACAAGCATGCTATTTCTACCGTTGTGCCAGCACGCGCAGTCAGCATTAACACCGAGCCAGAGGCAGAGTAA
- the bamB gene encoding outer membrane protein assembly factor BamB, whose protein sequence is MQFSAKLLIASSVLMAMTGCSTLSSLNPFSSKSDAKNQPAVLTEIKPSLAIKPSWTVAIGTAGNYLFTPAAYAQNVYVAAADGTLARIEVATGRTVWRINAGTRLTAGVGVDGTTIAVAGEKGQVLAFDLDGKLRWKTQGTNEILSAPAVGQGLVVVRSIDNKVSAYDLTNGERKWSIERPLPPLTLRLAPGIVIQGQQAIVAMPGGRMSSLALNNGGLRWEATVGEPKGATELERVADVSGAPVIFGGDICASSYQGRVACFDVATGALRWAKPLSSDVGVSVDERFVFASDVAGAVNAFARNGGASAWRNDKLSYRRLSAPISYDRAVAVGDFAGYVHFLSREDGSFIGRVTTDGSQILAAPLVVDAKLIVQTKSGSVVALATE, encoded by the coding sequence ATGCAATTTTCTGCCAAACTGCTCATTGCGTCATCTGTACTCATGGCAATGACGGGCTGTTCCACGCTGTCTTCGCTGAATCCATTTTCATCTAAATCCGACGCAAAAAATCAGCCAGCTGTTTTGACCGAGATCAAGCCCAGCCTGGCGATCAAACCAAGCTGGACAGTGGCAATCGGTACTGCAGGTAACTACCTCTTTACTCCTGCAGCCTATGCGCAAAATGTCTATGTGGCTGCGGCTGACGGCACGCTGGCACGCATAGAGGTGGCGACTGGCCGCACGGTCTGGCGTATCAATGCCGGTACCCGTTTGACGGCAGGTGTGGGCGTTGACGGTACAACTATTGCTGTTGCGGGTGAAAAAGGCCAGGTATTGGCATTTGACCTCGACGGCAAGCTGCGCTGGAAAACCCAAGGCACAAATGAAATTTTATCTGCTCCGGCAGTTGGCCAGGGTCTGGTTGTGGTTCGTAGTATTGACAACAAGGTCAGTGCTTATGACCTGACTAATGGGGAACGTAAATGGTCCATTGAGCGCCCATTGCCTCCTTTGACTTTGCGCCTTGCACCTGGCATCGTGATACAGGGGCAGCAGGCCATTGTTGCCATGCCTGGTGGCCGTATGTCTTCACTGGCGCTGAATAACGGCGGTTTGCGCTGGGAGGCAACGGTCGGTGAACCTAAAGGTGCTACCGAGCTTGAACGTGTCGCCGACGTTTCTGGTGCGCCAGTGATCTTTGGCGGTGATATTTGCGCCAGCTCTTATCAGGGCAGGGTAGCTTGTTTTGATGTGGCTACTGGTGCTTTGCGCTGGGCCAAGCCTTTGTCCAGCGATGTTGGCGTCAGTGTTGATGAGCGCTTTGTGTTTGCCTCAGATGTTGCTGGTGCCGTAAATGCCTTTGCCCGCAACGGTGGCGCAAGTGCCTGGCGGAATGACAAGCTCAGCTATCGTCGTTTGTCAGCACCAATTTCGTATGACCGTGCAGTTGCGGTCGGCGATTTCGCAGGTTATGTCCACTTCCTGTCAAGGGAAGATGGTTCTTTCATCGGACGTGTTACTACCGATGGTAGTCAGATTTTAGCAGCGCCTTTGGTGGTCGATGCTAAACTGATCGTTCAAACAAAATCAGGATCAGTGGTTGCTCTTGCAACCGAGTAA
- the hflX gene encoding GTPase HflX, whose product MRAALVGVDFGKDDFAASLEELSLLSQSAGAEPVTTITCKRSSPDAAFFVGSGKADEIAHAVADATLDIVIFNHALSPAQQRNLERHLKVRVVDRTSLILDIFAQRAQSHEGKVQVELAQLQHLATRLIRGWTHLERQKGGIGLRGPGETQLETDRRLLGERVKMLKQKLDKLHKQRETQRRSRGRSNTLSVSLVGYTNAGKSSLFNTMTKAGAYAANQLFATLDTTSRRLYLGDAGNIVISDTVGFIRELPHQLVAAFRATLEETIHADLLLHVVDASSPVRFDQIQQVNQVLEEIGADHIPQILVWNKIDLAELEPSVEVDDCDKIQRVFLSARTGAGIGLLREAIAEFALAKTSGIAQTATPEAVDARFDFQ is encoded by the coding sequence ATGCGCGCCGCTTTAGTCGGCGTGGATTTTGGTAAGGACGACTTTGCCGCCAGCCTGGAAGAGCTATCTTTGCTTTCGCAATCCGCGGGGGCAGAGCCAGTTACAACCATCACTTGCAAACGATCAAGCCCTGACGCTGCTTTTTTTGTCGGTAGCGGCAAGGCGGATGAGATTGCGCATGCTGTTGCCGACGCTACGCTGGATATAGTCATTTTTAATCATGCACTCTCGCCGGCGCAACAGAGGAATCTGGAGCGCCACCTGAAAGTGAGGGTGGTTGATCGTACCAGCCTGATCCTGGATATTTTTGCTCAACGAGCCCAAAGTCATGAAGGTAAGGTCCAGGTAGAGTTGGCTCAGTTGCAACATCTTGCCACGCGATTGATACGCGGCTGGACGCATCTGGAAAGACAAAAAGGCGGTATAGGTTTGCGCGGCCCAGGCGAGACTCAGCTTGAGACTGATCGCCGCTTGCTGGGGGAGCGTGTCAAAATGCTCAAACAAAAGCTCGATAAGCTACATAAGCAAAGGGAAACCCAGAGACGTTCGCGTGGCCGTAGTAATACCTTGTCGGTTTCTTTGGTCGGTTATACCAATGCGGGCAAGTCCAGTCTGTTTAATACCATGACCAAGGCAGGCGCTTATGCCGCCAATCAATTATTTGCAACGCTGGATACTACTTCGCGCCGCTTGTACCTGGGCGATGCGGGTAATATCGTCATTTCTGATACGGTTGGTTTTATTCGTGAATTGCCGCATCAACTCGTTGCAGCGTTCAGGGCAACATTGGAAGAAACGATACATGCCGATTTGCTCTTGCATGTCGTAGATGCAAGTAGTCCGGTAAGGTTTGACCAGATACAACAAGTCAACCAGGTGCTTGAAGAAATCGGCGCGGATCACATACCACAGATACTTGTGTGGAATAAGATAGATCTTGCTGAGCTGGAGCCTTCGGTCGAGGTAGATGATTGTGATAAAATCCAGAGGGTTTTTTTGAGTGCCCGCACCGGAGCAGGTATAGGTTTGTTACGCGAAGCTATCGCCGAATTCGCACTGGCAAAAACGTCTGGCATTGCGCAAACGGCAACGCCAGAGGCAGTTGATGCCCGCTTTGATTTTCAGTAG